A region of Sulfuricella denitrificans skB26 DNA encodes the following proteins:
- a CDS encoding malic enzyme-like NAD(P)-binding protein, with protein sequence MTTLNQQALDYHEFPRPGKISVESSKPCATAQDLSLAYTPGVAEPVREIAKNPENAYRYTNKGNLVAVITDGTAILGLGNLGPLASKPVMEGKGILFKRFANIDVFDIEVNAPSIESFIETVVNISPTFGGINLEDIAAPHCFVIEKALKERLDIPVFHDDQHGTAVIICAGLLNALEIQGKKLEDVKLVCLGAGAAGLAGMRLLISMGAKKENMLLVDSKGVIHAERSDLNVYKQEFAKDTPLRTLTEAMHGADVFIGVSGSNLVSQDMIKSMAPRPIVFAMANPDPEILPSEAHAARDDLIMATGRSDFPNQVNNVLGFPFIFRGALDARAKQITEKMLIAAVKALAELAREPVPEEVLKAYNAKEMTFGKDYILPKPFDPRLIERIPPAVAKAAD encoded by the coding sequence ATGACTACCTTGAATCAACAGGCTCTTGATTATCACGAGTTTCCTCGACCGGGAAAAATTTCGGTAGAGTCATCCAAACCCTGTGCCACAGCACAGGACCTTTCCCTGGCATACACCCCTGGCGTAGCCGAGCCGGTGCGCGAAATCGCCAAAAACCCGGAAAACGCCTACCGCTACACTAACAAGGGCAACCTGGTTGCAGTAATCACCGATGGTACCGCCATTCTTGGATTGGGCAATCTGGGGCCACTGGCGAGCAAGCCGGTGATGGAGGGGAAGGGTATTCTGTTCAAGCGCTTTGCCAATATCGACGTGTTCGATATCGAGGTCAACGCGCCCAGTATCGAGTCCTTTATCGAAACCGTGGTTAATATTTCGCCGACCTTCGGCGGCATCAACCTGGAGGATATCGCTGCACCCCACTGCTTCGTGATCGAGAAAGCGCTCAAGGAACGGCTGGATATTCCGGTTTTTCACGACGACCAGCACGGTACCGCGGTGATCATTTGCGCAGGCCTGCTCAACGCGCTGGAGATACAGGGCAAGAAGCTGGAGGACGTGAAACTGGTATGCCTCGGCGCCGGCGCTGCCGGACTGGCAGGAATGCGCCTGCTGATTTCTATGGGTGCAAAAAAGGAAAACATGCTGCTGGTGGACAGCAAGGGGGTGATCCATGCCGAACGTAGCGACCTGAACGTCTACAAGCAGGAATTTGCCAAAGATACCCCGCTACGCACGCTGACGGAAGCCATGCATGGCGCGGATGTGTTTATTGGCGTTTCCGGTTCCAACCTGGTCAGCCAGGACATGATAAAAAGTATGGCGCCCAGGCCGATCGTGTTCGCCATGGCAAATCCCGATCCTGAAATACTGCCTAGTGAAGCCCACGCGGCGCGCGATGACCTGATTATGGCCACAGGACGCTCCGATTTTCCCAACCAGGTCAATAATGTGCTGGGATTCCCGTTTATTTTTCGCGGTGCGCTGGATGCACGCGCCAAGCAGATCACCGAGAAAATGCTGATAGCCGCCGTAAAAGCGCTGGCCGAACTGGCGCGCGAGCCGGTGCCGGAAGAGGTGCTCAAGGCTTACAACGCCAAGGAAATGACTTTCGGCAAGGACTACATCCTGCCCAAGCCGTTCGATCCTCGCTTGATCGAGCGCATTCCGCCGGCAGTGGCGAAAGCTGCTGATTGA
- the sdhC gene encoding succinate dehydrogenase, cytochrome b556 subunit — MARKRPMYLNLFRIKLPLPGIVSFLHRVSGALLFIAIPLFLAALQLTLGSQADFDTVTQGFESPLVKLVLIALLWGYSHHFFAGLRFIAMDMGLGVELAKTRRNSWLVMASSLTLTAITGGWLLW, encoded by the coding sequence ATGGCAAGAAAACGCCCCATGTATCTTAATTTGTTCAGGATCAAGTTGCCCTTGCCGGGTATCGTCTCCTTCCTGCACCGGGTCAGCGGAGCTCTGCTGTTTATCGCCATCCCCCTGTTCCTTGCTGCACTCCAACTTACGCTAGGCTCTCAGGCAGACTTCGACACAGTGACACAGGGATTTGAAAGTCCGCTGGTCAAATTGGTGTTGATAGCCCTGTTGTGGGGCTATTCTCATCATTTTTTTGCTGGCTTGCGCTTCATCGCCATGGATATGGGTCTCGGTGTGGAACTCGCTAAGACCCGTCGGAACAGCTGGCTGGTTATGGCTTCCAGCCTGACCCTGACGGCGATAACAGGGGGGTGGCTATTATGGTAG
- the sdhD gene encoding succinate dehydrogenase, hydrophobic membrane anchor protein, producing the protein MVERIVSGAHYGLRDWLMQRVTGVAMALYSLFMVAFLLTHQPLQFEEWSGLFQNQWMRLASLLFLLNLYLHAWVGVRDILMDYVHPTVLRLTLEALVILALVGCTAWSVQILWSIR; encoded by the coding sequence ATGGTAGAGCGCATCGTCAGCGGAGCCCATTACGGCCTGCGCGACTGGTTGATGCAACGCGTCACGGGCGTCGCCATGGCGCTTTACTCGCTTTTCATGGTGGCCTTTCTGCTGACTCATCAGCCGCTTCAGTTCGAGGAATGGAGCGGTCTGTTTCAAAATCAGTGGATGCGCCTTGCCAGCCTGCTTTTCCTGCTCAACCTTTACCTCCACGCCTGGGTCGGGGTCAGGGACATCTTGATGGATTATGTGCACCCTACCGTGCTCAGGTTGACACTCGAGGCGCTGGTCATACTCGCGCTGGTCGGCTGTACTGCGTGGTCGGTGCAGATTTTATGGAGTATTCGATAG
- the sdhA gene encoding succinate dehydrogenase flavoprotein subunit encodes MAIAKRTFDALIIGGGGAGLRAALQLSHANLKVAVVSKVFPTRSHTVSAQGGIAASLGNVSEDNWHWHMYDTVKGSDYLGDQDAIEFMCRQANEAVIELEHFGMPFDRLPNGKIYQRPFGGMTQNYGGEPVMRTCAVADRTGHAMLHTLYQRNIAAKTHFFEEYFAVDLVMDGHGYALGAVAIEIESGEPIFIEARATLLATGGAGRIFSATTNALINTGDGLGMALRAGIPLEDMEFWQFHPTGIAGAGVLVTEGARGEGGYLVNKDGERFMERYAPSAKDLASRDVVSRAMAVEIHEGRGCGKDGDYVELKLDHLGPEVIQHRLPGIRDLSIKFAHVDPIEAPIPVVPTVHYMMGGIPTNLQGQVVMPTTTAPEEAVLGLYAIGECACVSVHGANRLGSNSLLDLIVFGRAAGNHVIEYLKENPFPRPIPDGALDLPMTRLSRWDTKRDGITVDELREQMRKTMQRHCGVFRKEEVLQEGVREMLEIAARLPDVMLRDHSKIYNTGRIEALELENLMGVALATMISAAARQESRGAHARDDYPLRDDNNWLKHTLYFSEGHRLDYKPVRLKPLTVEPFKPKARVY; translated from the coding sequence GTGGCCATCGCCAAGCGTACTTTTGATGCATTGATTATCGGTGGCGGTGGGGCGGGCCTGCGTGCGGCGCTGCAACTGTCCCACGCCAATCTGAAGGTGGCGGTGGTGTCCAAGGTCTTTCCGACCCGCTCCCATACCGTTTCCGCCCAGGGCGGCATTGCCGCGTCCCTGGGCAACGTCAGCGAGGACAACTGGCACTGGCACATGTACGACACGGTGAAAGGATCGGATTACCTGGGCGACCAGGATGCCATTGAATTCATGTGCCGACAGGCCAACGAGGCAGTGATCGAGCTGGAGCATTTCGGCATGCCGTTCGACCGCCTGCCCAATGGTAAAATCTACCAGCGGCCGTTCGGCGGAATGACGCAGAATTATGGCGGAGAGCCGGTGATGCGCACCTGTGCCGTAGCCGACCGAACCGGCCACGCCATGCTGCATACCTTGTACCAGCGCAACATCGCTGCCAAGACCCATTTTTTCGAGGAATACTTCGCGGTCGATCTGGTGATGGATGGTCACGGCTATGCACTGGGTGCGGTGGCGATCGAGATTGAATCAGGCGAGCCGATCTTTATCGAGGCGCGCGCCACGCTGCTGGCAACGGGGGGCGCCGGGCGCATCTTCAGCGCCACGACCAATGCCCTGATCAATACCGGAGATGGCCTCGGCATGGCGCTGCGCGCCGGTATTCCGCTCGAGGACATGGAATTCTGGCAGTTCCACCCGACGGGCATTGCCGGGGCCGGTGTGCTGGTGACAGAAGGGGCGCGCGGCGAGGGCGGCTACCTGGTCAACAAGGATGGTGAGCGTTTTATGGAGCGCTACGCGCCCAGCGCCAAGGACCTTGCTTCGCGCGATGTGGTGTCCCGTGCCATGGCAGTGGAAATCCACGAAGGGCGCGGCTGCGGCAAGGACGGCGATTACGTCGAGTTGAAGCTCGACCATCTCGGGCCGGAGGTGATCCAGCATCGCCTGCCGGGCATTCGTGATCTTTCCATCAAGTTTGCTCATGTCGACCCGATCGAGGCGCCGATCCCCGTGGTGCCTACGGTACACTACATGATGGGCGGCATTCCCACCAATCTGCAAGGGCAGGTGGTAATGCCGACCACTACCGCCCCGGAGGAGGCCGTGCTCGGGCTTTATGCCATCGGCGAATGCGCCTGCGTTTCGGTGCATGGCGCCAACCGCCTGGGCAGCAATTCACTGCTCGACCTGATCGTGTTCGGACGCGCTGCAGGCAACCATGTCATCGAATACCTGAAGGAAAACCCATTCCCGCGCCCCATACCGGATGGCGCCCTGGATCTGCCTATGACGCGCCTGAGCCGCTGGGATACCAAACGCGACGGTATTACCGTGGACGAGTTGCGCGAACAGATGCGCAAGACCATGCAAAGGCATTGCGGCGTGTTCCGCAAGGAAGAGGTACTGCAGGAAGGGGTAAGGGAAATGCTGGAAATTGCTGCGCGCCTGCCGGATGTAATGCTGCGCGATCACAGCAAGATCTACAACACTGGCCGGATCGAAGCGCTGGAACTGGAAAACCTGATGGGCGTAGCGCTGGCGACGATGATTTCGGCCGCTGCGCGCCAGGAAAGCCGTGGAGCCCATGCGCGCGATGACTACCCGCTGCGCGATGATAACAACTGGCTGAAGCATACACTGTATTTCAGCGAAGGACACCGGCTGGATTACAAGCCGGTGCGGCTGAAGCCGTTGACGGTGGAGCCTTTCAAGCCGAAGGCGAGGGTATATTGA
- a CDS encoding succinate dehydrogenase iron-sulfur subunit, which yields MRFSIYRYNPETDSKPRMQDYELDIEAGNMMLLDAILLLKAQDETLSVRRSCREGVCGSDAMNINGRNGLACVTPLSGLKQPIELRPLPGQPVVRDLVVDLSQFYKQYRSIKPYLINNEPEPEIERLQSPEDREKLDGLYECILCACCSTACPSFWWNPDKFVGPAGLLQAYRFIADTRDQATNERLDNLEDPYRLFRCHSIMTCVDVCPKGLNPTGAIGKIKEMLVKRTV from the coding sequence ATGCGTTTCTCGATCTACCGCTATAACCCGGAAACCGATTCCAAGCCTCGCATGCAGGACTATGAGCTGGATATCGAGGCCGGCAACATGATGTTGCTCGACGCCATTCTGCTGCTCAAGGCACAGGACGAGACCCTGAGCGTACGCCGCTCCTGCCGCGAGGGAGTGTGCGGCTCGGACGCCATGAACATCAATGGACGCAACGGGCTCGCCTGCGTTACGCCACTGTCCGGGCTCAAGCAGCCGATCGAACTGCGCCCGTTGCCTGGCCAACCGGTGGTTCGCGACTTGGTGGTGGATCTGAGCCAGTTCTACAAGCAATACCGCTCGATCAAACCCTACCTCATCAACAACGAACCGGAACCGGAAATCGAGCGTCTGCAATCACCCGAAGACAGGGAAAAGCTGGACGGTCTGTACGAGTGCATTTTGTGTGCATGCTGCTCAACTGCCTGCCCATCGTTCTGGTGGAACCCGGACAAATTCGTCGGGCCGGCCGGGTTACTGCAGGCTTATCGTTTTATCGCCGATACGCGCGACCAGGCTACCAACGAGCGCCTGGACAACCTGGAAGACCCCTACCGGTTATTTCGCTGCCACAGTATCATGACGTGTGTGGATGTCTGTCCGAAGGGGCTGAATCCCACCGGCGCGATCGGTAAAATCAAGGAAATGCTGGTAAAACGCACGGTATGA
- a CDS encoding FAD assembly factor SdhE, whose protein sequence is MRREEEDGENSKGCFTPHSSPLTPHGRISWDCRRGMLELDIVLARFMAQNFNRLTLQEVDAFKELLAYSDPDLWGLIQGGEIGVDDNERRVLLLLRQY, encoded by the coding sequence GTGAGGCGTGAGGAGGAAGATGGCGAAAATAGCAAGGGTTGTTTTACTCCTCACTCTTCACCCCTCACCCCTCACGGCCGTATTAGCTGGGACTGCCGTCGCGGCATGCTGGAACTCGACATTGTTCTGGCGCGATTTATGGCGCAGAATTTCAATCGGCTTACGCTGCAGGAAGTGGACGCATTCAAGGAACTGCTGGCTTATTCAGACCCGGATTTATGGGGCCTGATCCAGGGCGGTGAAATCGGCGTGGATGATAACGAAAGAAGGGTGTTGCTGTTGCTGCGCCAATATTAA
- the gltA gene encoding citrate synthase, whose translation MGERKAYLQIDGGEAIELPILSGTLGPDVIDIRGLGKYGIFTYDPGYQSTASCSSKITYIDGDEGILLYRGYPIEQLAEHADFIEVCHLLYYGELPSQEQKQEFDSIIRHHTMVHDQVNNFYRGFRRDAHPMASMVGVAGALSAFYPDSGDVSDPRHREISAHRLLAKVPTIAAMSYKYNTGQPFAYPKNSLSYAANFLHMMFSTPCEEYVPNPVMVRAMDRIFTLHADHEQNASTSTVRLAGSSGANPFACIASGIASLWGPAHGGANEAVLNMLEEIGDVSKIPELIERAKDKSNPFRLMGFGHRVYKNFDPRANLMRQTCHEVLNELGCQDDRLFQIALELERIALEDEYFIEKKLYPNVDFYSGIVLRAIGIPTNMFTAIFAISRTIGWITQWNEMIADPEQKIGRPRQLFLGPKKRDFVPISQRR comes from the coding sequence ATGGGTGAACGCAAGGCTTATCTCCAAATCGACGGTGGTGAGGCAATCGAATTGCCGATTCTTTCCGGTACCCTCGGCCCGGATGTGATCGATATCCGCGGCTTGGGAAAATACGGGATATTTACTTACGATCCTGGCTACCAATCCACGGCCAGTTGCAGTTCGAAAATCACCTATATCGACGGCGACGAGGGCATCTTGCTTTATCGCGGCTACCCCATAGAGCAGTTGGCAGAGCATGCCGACTTCATCGAGGTCTGCCACCTTCTTTATTACGGCGAACTGCCTTCCCAGGAACAGAAGCAGGAGTTCGATTCGATCATACGCCATCACACCATGGTGCATGACCAGGTCAACAACTTTTACCGCGGATTCCGTCGCGACGCCCATCCTATGGCTTCAATGGTTGGGGTTGCAGGAGCGCTGTCTGCCTTCTACCCGGATTCCGGGGATGTGTCCGACCCGCGCCACCGCGAAATTTCCGCCCACCGGCTGCTTGCCAAGGTGCCTACCATCGCGGCGATGAGCTACAAATACAACACTGGGCAGCCCTTCGCCTACCCGAAAAACTCGCTTTCCTACGCAGCAAACTTTTTGCATATGATGTTCTCCACACCGTGCGAGGAATACGTACCCAACCCGGTGATGGTCAGGGCGATGGACCGGATTTTTACGCTTCATGCCGATCATGAGCAGAACGCCTCCACTTCCACCGTTCGCCTCGCTGGTTCCAGCGGCGCCAATCCTTTCGCCTGCATCGCCTCCGGCATCGCTTCCTTGTGGGGGCCAGCTCACGGCGGCGCCAACGAGGCAGTGCTCAACATGCTGGAAGAGATTGGGGATGTATCTAAAATTCCGGAGCTCATTGAGCGCGCCAAGGACAAGAGTAATCCATTCCGCCTGATGGGCTTTGGTCACCGTGTGTACAAGAATTTCGACCCGCGTGCCAACCTGATGCGACAAACCTGCCATGAAGTGCTCAATGAGTTGGGCTGTCAGGATGACCGACTGTTCCAGATTGCCCTTGAGTTAGAACGCATTGCCCTGGAAGACGAGTATTTCATCGAGAAAAAGCTCTACCCGAACGTGGATTTTTATTCGGGTATCGTGCTTCGGGCCATTGGCATCCCAACCAATATGTTCACCGCAATTTTTGCCATTTCACGCACCATTGGCTGGATTACCCAATGGAATGAAATGATTGCCGACCCGGAACAGAAAATTGGGCGGCCGCGCCAGCTGTTCCTGGGTCCGAAAAAGCGGGATTTCGTACCGATTTCGCAACGTAGGTAA
- a CDS encoding 2-oxoglutarate dehydrogenase E1 component yields the protein MKEMQDNSALYGGNAPFIEEQYELYLGNPAQVSEEWRAYFDRLQKMPGAVATDVPHAPVVQSFAERARHPCVPVQGADVDALVNKQIAVLQLINAYRFRGMMRANVDPLKRRELPDVPELLPEFYGLNDADLSHEFKTGSFLAPDSSTLHDILRILRETYCGNIGSEYMYLSDTMQKRWIQDRIEPNRAQPQFSPESKRRILEQLTAAETLEKYLHTRYVGQKRFSLEGSDSLIPLLNHLIQRAGSQGVQEMVIGMAHRGRLNVLVNTIGKLPGDLFLEFEGKHTAHIRLPSGDVKYHQGFSTDVATPGGSMHLTLAFNPSHLEIVNPVVEGSVRARQQRRYDMVGDQVVPVLIHGDAAFAGQGVVMETLNLSKTRGFGTGGTVHIVINNQIGFTTSDPRDTRSTLYCTDVAKMVGAPIFHVNGDDPEAVLLVTEIALDFRMNFHKDVVIDLVCYRRLGHNEQDEPMVTQPLMYKAIAQHPTTRQLYADRLIAENVISPHDPEEMIAAYRRDLDAGVSVNRSVLTNFKQSFATDWAPFKKGKWTDPANTSVPKADLRRLSGLLTTTPPDFKLHPRVEKIIADRRLMGEGKLPLDWGMAENLAYATLLENGFAVRLSGQDSGRGTFFHRHAVLHDQNREKWDDGAYLPLQNIAENQPRFLAIDSVLSEEAVLGFEYGYASAEPNELVIWEAQFGDFANGAQVVIDQFISAGEAKWGRLCGLVMLLPHGFEGQGPEHSSARPERYLQLCAEDNIQVCMPTTAAQIFHLLRRQMVRPYRKPLIVMTPKSLLRHKDAMSSLEDLAKGKFHPVIGEVDATDPGRVTRIVACSGKVYYDLLAARRERNFNHIAIIRIEQLYPFPAVQFTAELQRYKKVKELVWAQEEPMNQGAWYQTQHHVRECLLANQPLFYAGRPASASPAVGYAAKHQEQQQALIDAALNKFQQ from the coding sequence ATGAAGGAGATGCAGGACAACTCGGCTCTTTATGGCGGCAATGCACCGTTCATCGAGGAGCAGTACGAGCTTTACCTGGGCAATCCTGCACAGGTTAGCGAGGAATGGCGGGCGTATTTTGACCGCCTGCAGAAAATGCCTGGGGCGGTTGCAACGGATGTTCCCCACGCCCCGGTGGTGCAGTCGTTCGCTGAACGTGCCAGGCATCCCTGTGTTCCGGTGCAGGGCGCAGATGTCGATGCCCTGGTCAACAAACAGATTGCCGTCCTTCAACTAATCAATGCTTATCGCTTCCGCGGCATGATGCGGGCGAACGTCGACCCGCTCAAGCGCCGCGAGTTGCCTGACGTGCCCGAACTGCTGCCTGAGTTTTACGGACTGAACGATGCCGATTTGTCCCATGAATTCAAAACAGGATCTTTTCTGGCCCCGGATTCTTCGACCCTGCACGATATATTGCGGATACTCAGGGAAACCTACTGCGGCAATATCGGTTCCGAATACATGTACCTTTCGGATACCATGCAAAAGCGCTGGATCCAGGACCGGATCGAACCCAACCGTGCGCAACCGCAGTTTTCTCCTGAGAGCAAGCGACGCATTCTGGAGCAGCTCACCGCAGCGGAAACGCTGGAAAAATACCTGCACACCCGCTATGTCGGACAGAAGCGATTTTCACTGGAAGGCAGCGACAGCCTGATCCCTTTGCTAAATCACCTGATTCAGCGTGCCGGCAGTCAGGGCGTGCAGGAGATGGTGATCGGCATGGCGCACCGCGGCCGTCTCAACGTGCTGGTGAACACCATCGGCAAGTTGCCGGGTGACCTGTTCCTGGAATTCGAAGGCAAACATACCGCACATATTCGCCTGCCTTCCGGAGACGTCAAGTATCACCAGGGTTTCTCCACCGACGTCGCTACTCCAGGCGGGTCGATGCACCTTACGCTTGCGTTCAATCCCTCGCATCTGGAAATCGTCAACCCGGTGGTGGAAGGCTCGGTGCGCGCACGCCAGCAGCGCCGCTATGACATGGTGGGTGACCAGGTGGTGCCGGTGCTGATCCACGGCGATGCCGCCTTTGCCGGCCAGGGCGTGGTGATGGAAACCCTGAATCTGTCCAAAACGCGAGGCTTCGGCACCGGTGGCACGGTGCATATCGTCATCAACAATCAGATTGGCTTCACCACTTCCGACCCGCGCGACACCCGTTCCACGCTGTATTGCACCGACGTGGCGAAGATGGTGGGCGCACCGATTTTTCACGTCAATGGAGACGATCCCGAGGCAGTTCTGCTGGTCACCGAAATCGCACTCGATTTTCGCATGAACTTCCACAAGGATGTGGTCATCGACCTAGTGTGCTATCGGCGGCTTGGGCACAACGAGCAGGATGAGCCGATGGTGACCCAGCCGTTAATGTACAAGGCTATCGCACAGCATCCCACCACTCGCCAGCTCTATGCCGACAGGCTGATCGCTGAAAACGTAATTTCACCGCACGATCCCGAGGAAATGATCGCTGCCTACCGCCGGGATCTTGATGCCGGCGTTTCCGTGAACAGAAGCGTGTTGACCAATTTCAAGCAGTCATTTGCGACTGACTGGGCGCCCTTCAAAAAAGGCAAATGGACCGATCCAGCCAACACCAGTGTGCCGAAAGCCGACCTGCGGCGCCTGTCGGGTTTGCTGACAACCACACCCCCAGATTTCAAGCTGCACCCCAGGGTTGAAAAAATCATTGCCGATCGCCGCCTGATGGGGGAGGGCAAGTTACCGCTGGATTGGGGTATGGCTGAAAATCTGGCCTACGCTACCCTGCTGGAAAACGGTTTTGCGGTTCGCTTATCCGGGCAAGATAGCGGGCGAGGCACCTTCTTCCATCGACATGCGGTTTTGCACGATCAGAACCGCGAAAAATGGGATGACGGTGCCTATTTGCCTTTGCAGAACATCGCTGAAAATCAACCCCGTTTTCTGGCTATCGATTCAGTGCTGTCGGAAGAGGCGGTGCTCGGTTTCGAGTATGGCTATGCGTCGGCCGAGCCGAACGAACTGGTGATCTGGGAGGCGCAGTTCGGTGATTTTGCCAATGGCGCCCAAGTGGTGATCGACCAGTTCATCAGTGCCGGCGAGGCCAAATGGGGCAGGTTGTGTGGCTTGGTGATGCTGCTGCCGCACGGCTTCGAGGGGCAGGGTCCTGAACACTCGTCGGCGCGACCGGAACGCTACCTGCAATTGTGTGCCGAAGACAACATCCAGGTATGCATGCCCACTACGGCAGCACAAATATTCCATTTGCTGCGCCGCCAGATGGTGCGCCCCTATCGAAAACCATTGATCGTGATGACCCCGAAGAGTTTGCTGCGCCACAAGGATGCAATGTCGTCGCTGGAAGATCTGGCAAAAGGGAAATTTCATCCGGTTATCGGCGAAGTGGATGCCACGGATCCAGGCCGGGTCACTCGCATTGTGGCGTGTAGTGGCAAGGTCTACTACGATTTGCTGGCGGCACGACGCGAGCGCAATTTCAATCACATCGCCATCATCCGTATCGAGCAGCTTTATCCTTTCCCTGCAGTGCAATTCACGGCCGAGTTGCAACGCTACAAGAAGGTCAAGGAACTGGTGTGGGCGCAAGAAGAACCGATGAACCAGGGCGCCTGGTATCAGACCCAGCATCATGTACGCGAATGTTTGTTGGCCAATCAGCCGCTTTTCTATGCCGGACGCCCCGCGTCAGCATCGCCTGCAGTGGGTTATGCCGCAAAGCATCAAGAGCAACAACAAGCCTTGATAGACGCAGCACTAAACAAATTTCAACAATAA
- the odhB gene encoding 2-oxoglutarate dehydrogenase complex dihydrolipoyllysine-residue succinyltransferase: MLVEVKIPVLSESISEATLLSWHKKVGDSVVRDEILIDVETDKVVLELPAPQSGILAKIIKGDGLSVTGNEVIAVIDTEANTSPELTAVLSPEKTPNSALSLSPAVRKLVTEHHLNPVEIRGSGQGERITKEDVLAHLEKSVNPVTHAEPANIPSVATAIPAGSRPEQRVPMTRLRARIAERLVEAQQTAAILTTFNEANMQPVMELRNRYKEKFEKEHGVKLGFMSFFVKAVIAALKKYPIVNASIDGDDIVYHGYYDIGIAVGSPRGLVVPILRDADQLSIAEIEKKIADFGVRAKDGKLTIEELTGGTFTISNGGVFGSMMSTPILNPPQSAILGMHKTTDRPVAENGQIVIRPMMYLALSYDHRVIDGREAVLSLVAIKEALEDPARMLLQI, translated from the coding sequence ATGCTAGTTGAAGTTAAAATACCGGTTTTATCTGAATCCATCTCCGAGGCCACCCTGCTTTCATGGCACAAAAAAGTGGGTGATTCCGTAGTGCGCGACGAGATCTTGATCGACGTTGAAACCGACAAGGTGGTGCTGGAACTGCCCGCGCCTCAGTCCGGCATTTTGGCAAAAATCATCAAGGGCGATGGACTATCCGTGACCGGTAATGAGGTGATCGCCGTGATAGATACCGAAGCCAATACCAGTCCTGAGTTAACAGCAGTCCTGAGTCCAGAGAAAACACCGAACTCAGCACTCTCGCTCAGCCCGGCAGTACGCAAGCTGGTGACCGAGCATCATCTCAATCCGGTGGAAATCAGAGGTAGCGGCCAAGGCGAACGCATCACGAAGGAAGACGTGCTGGCCCACCTCGAAAAATCGGTTAACCCAGTGACTCATGCTGAGCCAGCGAATATCCCATCTGTGGCGACTGCAATACCTGCTGGCTCACGTCCTGAGCAGCGCGTGCCGATGACTCGGCTGCGCGCACGCATCGCCGAGCGCCTGGTTGAGGCCCAGCAAACTGCTGCCATACTCACCACCTTCAACGAAGCCAACATGCAGCCAGTGATGGAACTGCGCAACCGTTACAAGGAAAAATTCGAGAAAGAGCACGGCGTCAAGTTGGGCTTCATGTCCTTCTTCGTCAAGGCAGTAATTGCGGCGCTGAAGAAATACCCGATCGTCAACGCCTCTATCGACGGCGACGACATTGTCTACCACGGTTACTACGACATCGGTATCGCGGTAGGCAGCCCACGGGGCCTGGTGGTGCCGATCCTGCGCGACGCCGACCAGCTTTCCATCGCCGAGATCGAGAAGAAAATCGCCGATTTCGGAGTCCGCGCCAAAGACGGCAAGCTGACCATCGAGGAGCTTACCGGCGGCACCTTCACTATCTCCAACGGCGGTGTTTTCGGTTCGATGATGTCGACCCCCATCCTGAATCCTCCTCAGTCAGCCATCCTTGGCATGCACAAGACCACTGATCGCCCCGTGGCGGAAAACGGCCAGATCGTCATCCGGCCGATGATGTATCTGGCATTATCCTACGATCATCGCGTCATCGATGGTCGTGAGGCGGTGCTGTCGCTGGTGGCAATCAAAGAAGCGCTGGAGGATCCGGCGCGCATGCTGCTGCAGATTTAG